TGCTGTAACATCAAGCTCTGCAAGCATTGATTTGGTCTGGTAAGTACATcactattgatttattttttaatttatttttgaatgtGACAACTTGCAGTTTGACCCAGTCAGCTGGAAGAAGGTTGGCACAATCTTGCTTTCTTCTCTCATTAGTAGCTTCTGACTTCAGTAGAAAAACTGTTACATTAATTTGTGTTCCATAATGTGAAAATTTGGGCTGGTAATGAGCAAAGTACATTGCCAAGTCGTGAAACCTTGGGCTTCTGTGCATCGCCCAGACTCAGAACTTGGTTTCCCAGTCATACCTGACTTCTGAGTGCTGGTCTTCAAATGTCCAGAGGGAAAATTCGCACTGAAGTTGAACACGCTTCCTGTGTTGGAAAAATACAAGGATCGGATTTGAAGTCTGTCAGTCTTTataatgttctttaaaaaatattcattaaacACTAAAGTATGTGAGTTGCCTTGTGTTCTGAGACACACACGTGACTTCAGTTAGGAGCTTCGTGTTCTGAATTCAAAATATACCTAACTGTAATTGTCAAGTGATGTCTGTCCTAAGCAAGCCACAGGAGGAACCAACTGAAGTCACTTGCTGAGGAGAGGTTTAAGGAAAACCTGAGCAAAATTCTACAGGTATTTAGAGCGGTCTCCCCAGAGACTGGGCCGTCAGCTGGGGTACCTGTAGTACAGGCTGCACTGTATCTGTAAAGCATTCCTTGGTAACGTGGCTCGAGGTATTTTTATGTCTTTGTTGTACTCGAAGCCCTGTTACTTGGCTAAAAGAGCAGCAAAGTGTTGAACATCTGAAACCTTCCATGGGGTCAAACTAATTTCAATATTTGGCGTAGCAGGTTTTTATAACCATAAGGTAGCACAAGTTACGTACTTCACTTTGCAGCTGCCCTTCTTTTATTGCTCAAAATCTTTCTGCTGATCTAtgatttttatgttattttaaataCAACTCTTTAACCTTTTCCGTGCTGCATCTGAGGAAAGCTAAAGCAGTTATGAGTTCCTTGTTCTACGGATACTAACACGGGTttcagtgtgtgtttgtttttttattgttgttttatgTGATGTGAATACCCTCTCCCGTCAATATTTGTACGATGGTGCTAATATATTTGGTAACAATCCTTTATTGGGAAGGGATTTTAAAAAACTGTGATTTAAactgaatttttcttccttttaattttcGTATTTAAAACAAAGCCACAGCCATTTATACAAAAAAGGCATCAGCTTTGGCCCTTGGGAAAATGTGGGGGCGGGAATTAAACAAATAGGGTTTTTACATCATTTCTGTATGTATTTGATATATAGATCAATATCTGTAcaaatttaatcttttattttcttggtaaTTTGTGTGGTCAATGAGAGAGTGTTTAAAGCTTTCTCACGCAATGTACATAACTAAGTGAAAAAATGCTTTTGGAGAAATTAATGTTACTTTCATTTTTACGAGACTGCAGATTTTCAGCATGGATGTGAAAAGCATTAAAATTATAACTTTGTGTACAAGATGAGAATAATTcactaaatttgccttttttacacaaaataaaaatgataaaaagtCTTTTTCTGAATAGTGGTTGTTTGCTTTAAAGGCACTCCTTGGCACATACATAAATGCATTCCAGCTTGTCTCTCTCCTAAGGGAATGCAGATCAAAAAAAATGCACGATTTGTAAAACCGTGAATGTTTCAAGTGACTGGGTACAGGGGTCTGAGCACACGTATGAGGCTGTGAGCACCAGGTAAGGTTTTTAATGTAAGAAAGTGGCATTAGGTAAGCATTCACTAGAGAGCAAGCTGTGCACTTGGTCTCGTATTTCACCCTTAACAGTTGTGTAGGGAGGGAGATTTTGTCATAGTGTCCTGTTTTCATTCTAGCTCAGTTCTGCTGTGCTGGAAGTAGCTCAAGCATCCCTTCAACTCGCTCTGCAACTGTCATGTGTTTTGGTAGCCTTCAAAGCAACTTTGCAATGAACAAGTCACTGAATCTTTAGTCTGATATGCCTGTACATGGCAGTTCATATTAACTGTTCCTTCCACAAGAGGAAAACATTGAACAACTGAGTAAAATGGCTTATGTGACGATCTGAACACGGCAGTCTGTCTTACACCGAATGCACCACAACAAATCAGTTTGTATCATCCATTTATTGGACAGTGCTGAGAATGACCAAGATAACCGTGGTGATAATTGCTCCCAGGTCAATAGCTGGAATGAGATGATGCGTTACGAAGGCACGATTCATGGTGGAAACCCATTTCACTCATAGATCCAGTCGTGTGCACAAGATTTGAAGTCGATGAGCTCTGCAGGTTTGAACCACAGGCTGATCTCCTTCTGCGCGCTTTCCACGGAGTCGCTGCCGTGAATGATGTTTCTGGGGAAGGAGACAAACGCACTCTTCTGCATAAAGATACACTTTGAGCAACCTCGCAGGTCTCCATACGCAAAAACTTGGAGGAAGCATCTACAGCTGCAAGACTACTGCTTCAGGTGTACAGTATTCAAATACCCCCGCTACAAGAGCTAATTAAGCCTAGCAGGGTGCCTGTGGCTACTTGACTACAACTGCCCCTGATCTTACATGAAGCTCTGATGAGGAGCTCTGTTTCAAAAAAAGTCACTTTTGTACCAAGCCATTTTCTTAAGCAGCAGTTACAGACTGTGACCTGCAAATACAATACCATCAGACTAGGGTAACTACCAACAGTTTTGACTTTCTAGAGTAAAAGATTAACAACACTGAGTTTCCAATCTCTGTTAACAACAAACTGAGCACAAACCTTCCTACTTGAATGCACAAGTCACCACGGATGGTGCCAGGCTTAGAGTCTGCAGGGTTGGTCTCCCCTAGCATTACTCTCCCAGTTTTAACCACGTTGAGTCCTTCCCATACCTtgaggaaaaaagacaaacaacTCCTATTAATCCATGCTTATACAAAATACCAAAGATTAATCTTTGCTAGTAACATACTTTGCAAAGAAACAAGGGCTTAACCACTAAAAAAACTACTCTAGCCTAGATTCTCTCTTAGGCCTATAAAGATGACTAGGGAAAAAGCATACGCACTGCAACTGATCATAAAAAGGAGCATCAATATTGTCACCCTAGTAAAGGAGACGCTTTCCCAAGCCTCAGAGGGAACGGATGTGT
Above is a window of Opisthocomus hoazin isolate bOpiHoa1 chromosome 21, bOpiHoa1.hap1, whole genome shotgun sequence DNA encoding:
- the NME2 gene encoding nucleoside diphosphate kinase B gives rise to the protein MAANCERTFIAIKPDGVQRGLVGEIIKRFEQKGFRLVAMKFVHASEDLLKQHYIDLKDRPFYPGLVKYMNSGPVVAMVWEGLNVVKTGRVMLGETNPADSKPGTIRGDLCIQVGRNIIHGSDSVESAQKEISLWFKPAELIDFKSCAHDWIYE